The DNA window GCGGCCTGTTCCAGGGCAACGCCGTGCTCGACCTCGACTATGACGAGGATTCCAAGGCCCAGGCCGATGCCAACTTCGTCCTGACCGGCAAGGCCGGCATCGTCGAAATCCAGGGCACCGCCGAGGAAACCCCCTTCTCCGAGCCGCAGTTCATGGAGCTGCTGGCGCTCGCCCGCAAGGGCGTGAACGAGCTGGTGACGTTGCAGAAGCAGGTTCTCGGCATCAAGTAAGGCCGTATCAGCCAGAGGTTCATAACCATGTCCGCTCCCCGCCGCTTCACCGGCGACACCCTCGTCATCGCCAGCCACAACAAGGGCAAGGTGCGCGAGATCGCCGACCTGCTCGGCCCCTATGTCGCCACCTTCACCTCGGCCGGGGAGCTGGGCCTGCCCGAACCGGAAGAGACCGGCTCCACCTTCATCGCCAATGCGGAGCTGAAGGCCAAGGCTGCGGCCGCCGCCGGCCATGTCGCGCTCGCCGACGACAGCGGGCTGGTGGTGCCGGCGCTGAACGGCGATCCCGGCATCTACTCCGCCCGCTGGGCCGGCCCGGCCAAGGACTTCGCCATGGCGATGCAAAAGGTCGAGGACGGTCTTGCCGGAAAGAGCGACCGCAGCGCCTATTTCGTCTGCGCCCTGTCGCTCGCCTGGCCGGACGGCCATGTCGAGACGGTGGAGGGCCGCTGCTACGGCACGCTGGTCTGGCCGCCGCGCGGGCCGCATGGCTTCGGCTATGACCCGATGTTCCTGCCGGACGGCCACGGCCTGACCTTCGGCGAAATGGATCCGGCCAAGAAGCACGAGATGAGCCACCGCGCCGATGCCTTCCGCCAGCTGGTGGAGCGGTGTTTCCGGTGAGTGCATCCGATCCCGGGTTTGCCGTCTACGTCCATTGGCCCTTCTGCAAG is part of the Azospirillum lipoferum 4B genome and encodes:
- the rdgB gene encoding RdgB/HAM1 family non-canonical purine NTP pyrophosphatase translates to MSAPRRFTGDTLVIASHNKGKVREIADLLGPYVATFTSAGELGLPEPEETGSTFIANAELKAKAAAAAGHVALADDSGLVVPALNGDPGIYSARWAGPAKDFAMAMQKVEDGLAGKSDRSAYFVCALSLAWPDGHVETVEGRCYGTLVWPPRGPHGFGYDPMFLPDGHGLTFGEMDPAKKHEMSHRADAFRQLVERCFR